A portion of the Pedobacter cryoconitis genome contains these proteins:
- the fmt gene encoding methionyl-tRNA formyltransferase, translating to MKIVFMGTPDFAVASLNALAEAGFEIAGVVTAADKPAGRGQKLQESAVKKYAVEKGLKVLQPLKLKDPDFIAALKALNADLHVVVAFRMLPEVVWNMPAKGTINLHGSLLPQYRGAAPINHAIINGEKESGVTTFFLKHEIDTGDIIFSEAVPIAEDDTAGDLHDHLMKAGAGLLVKTVKAIEANDYKEQPQIFSSELKHAPKIFKEFCKVDWNNSAKTIYNLIRGLSPYPTAFAELNEKTIKIFKATFEETTPSVSPGMFITDGKSYLKFAAQDGYISLLDVQYEGKKRMMVNEFLRGMRL from the coding sequence ATGAAAATAGTTTTCATGGGCACGCCCGATTTTGCCGTTGCCTCTTTAAATGCTTTAGCAGAAGCCGGATTTGAAATTGCAGGAGTCGTTACCGCAGCAGATAAACCAGCAGGAAGAGGGCAGAAATTACAAGAAAGTGCGGTTAAAAAATATGCTGTAGAAAAAGGTTTAAAAGTATTGCAGCCATTAAAATTAAAAGACCCTGATTTCATCGCAGCACTGAAAGCTTTAAATGCAGATCTGCATGTTGTGGTCGCTTTCCGTATGCTGCCAGAAGTGGTTTGGAATATGCCAGCTAAAGGAACAATTAATTTACACGGTTCTCTTTTACCACAGTACCGCGGTGCTGCGCCAATTAATCATGCAATCATTAATGGAGAAAAAGAAAGTGGAGTAACCACGTTTTTCCTGAAACATGAAATAGATACCGGAGACATTATTTTCTCAGAAGCTGTACCTATCGCTGAAGACGACACAGCTGGAGATCTGCACGATCATTTGATGAAGGCTGGTGCTGGTCTATTGGTTAAAACAGTAAAAGCAATTGAAGCCAACGACTATAAAGAACAGCCTCAGATTTTTTCTTCTGAACTGAAACATGCGCCTAAAATATTCAAAGAGTTCTGTAAAGTGGATTGGAATAATTCTGCAAAAACAATCTATAACCTGATCAGGGGGCTTAGTCCTTACCCTACTGCATTTGCAGAATTAAATGAAAAGACGATCAAGATTTTTAAAGCAACATTTGAAGAAACAACTCCTTCGGTAAGCCCTGGCATGTTTATAACCGATGGTAAAAGCTATTTAAAGTTTGCTGCTCAGGATGGTTATATCTCTTTACTGGATGTACAATATGAAGGTAAAAAAAGAATGATGGTTAATGAATTTTTAAGAGGAATGCGTTTATAG
- a CDS encoding aminotransferase class IV, protein MQQEYILHNDQFIAIDQAILTARNRGFRYGDGLFESMRMSGGKLKFAELHADRLQAGMSALKMEGGILFDDYFLKQKTAELCKRNKLKDNVRFRLSVYREGEGLYTPDGNKSGYVLEASPLTAGGYELNKKGLIINVYDEITKPINKLSTYKTSNSLLYVMAGLYKQQNRLDEAFILNQHGFLCESISSNVFVVYDKQIYTPALSEGCIAGVMRNVVMKVAKTNQIPVIEAQINPEVLNEADEVFITNATSGIRWVMGYGKKRYFNEITKSLSSLLNAL, encoded by the coding sequence ATGCAACAAGAATATATTTTACATAACGATCAATTCATTGCGATAGACCAAGCTATCCTGACAGCCAGAAACAGAGGCTTCAGGTATGGTGACGGGCTGTTTGAATCTATGCGGATGTCTGGCGGTAAACTGAAGTTCGCTGAATTGCATGCTGATCGTTTACAAGCGGGCATGAGTGCGTTGAAAATGGAAGGAGGGATTCTATTTGATGATTATTTCCTTAAACAGAAAACTGCCGAGCTTTGTAAACGTAATAAACTAAAAGATAATGTGAGGTTTCGCTTGTCTGTTTACCGGGAAGGTGAAGGACTATATACACCTGATGGTAACAAATCAGGATATGTACTGGAAGCAAGCCCGCTTACTGCGGGAGGTTATGAACTGAATAAAAAAGGACTCATCATCAATGTTTACGATGAGATCACTAAACCGATTAATAAACTTTCTACTTATAAGACCAGTAATTCATTACTCTATGTGATGGCAGGTTTATATAAACAACAAAACCGCCTGGACGAAGCTTTTATCTTAAATCAGCATGGCTTTCTTTGTGAAAGTATCAGTTCCAATGTTTTCGTGGTTTACGATAAGCAAATTTATACCCCAGCACTTTCCGAAGGATGTATTGCCGGGGTAATGCGTAACGTAGTTATGAAAGTGGCTAAAACAAACCAGATCCCTGTAATAGAAGCACAAATTAACCCTGAAGTCTTAAATGAGGCAGACGAGGTGTTTATAACCAACGCTACATCTGGCATCCGCTGGGTGATGGGGTATGGTAAAAAACGATATTTTAATGAGATAACCAAGTCTTTAAGTTCTTTACTCAATGCGTTATAG
- a CDS encoding RluA family pseudouridine synthase → MENNNSGLELEEQDLYEHFNIVVDKGQSLLRIDKFLMHRMENASRNRIQNAIEAGNVLVNKATIKASYKVKPADEISIVFPHPPRDTEVYPEDIPLDIVYEDDDLLIVNKVAGMVVHPGFNNYTGTLVNALAFHFESLPQLPGNEGRPGLVHRIDKDTSGLLIISKNEITMTKLAKQFFDHSITRKYLALAWGDIKENGTVSGYIGRSAKNRIVMDVYEEEDKGKWSVTHYTVLERLGYVTLISCQLETGRTHQIRAHMQHIGHPLFNDANYGGDKILKGTTFTKYKQYVANCFEMLPRQALHAQTLGFIHPTTKEYMEFEAPLPPDFDSVLNKWRNYVAQP, encoded by the coding sequence ATGGAAAACAATAACAGCGGACTGGAATTAGAAGAGCAGGATTTATACGAACATTTTAATATTGTTGTAGACAAAGGACAGTCCCTATTGCGAATAGATAAATTTTTGATGCACCGTATGGAAAATGCTTCAAGAAATCGTATCCAAAATGCGATTGAAGCAGGTAATGTACTGGTGAATAAAGCCACTATAAAAGCTAGCTATAAAGTTAAACCGGCCGATGAGATTTCAATTGTGTTTCCTCATCCGCCAAGAGATACTGAAGTTTATCCGGAAGATATCCCATTGGATATTGTCTATGAAGATGATGATTTACTGATTGTAAACAAGGTCGCAGGAATGGTTGTACACCCTGGATTTAACAATTATACAGGTACGTTGGTGAATGCACTTGCCTTCCATTTTGAATCCCTGCCACAATTACCCGGTAATGAAGGCAGACCCGGACTAGTACACCGTATTGATAAAGATACTTCAGGATTGCTGATCATCAGTAAGAATGAAATTACGATGACTAAGCTGGCTAAACAATTTTTTGACCACAGTATTACCAGAAAATACCTGGCTTTAGCCTGGGGAGATATCAAAGAAAACGGTACAGTTTCCGGTTATATCGGGCGCAGTGCCAAAAACAGGATCGTTATGGATGTTTATGAAGAAGAAGATAAAGGAAAGTGGTCAGTTACCCATTACACTGTTTTAGAACGTTTAGGCTATGTCACGCTAATCAGTTGTCAGCTGGAGACAGGTCGTACACACCAGATCAGAGCTCATATGCAGCATATCGGTCATCCTTTATTTAACGATGCGAATTACGGTGGAGATAAGATCCTTAAAGGAACGACGTTTACAAAGTATAAACAATATGTAGCCAACTGTTTTGAGATGTTACCGCGCCAAGCTTTACATGCACAGACTTTAGGTTTTATACACCCGACGACTAAGGAATATATGGAGTTTGAAGCCCCATTGCCTCCGGATTTTGATTCTGTACTTAACAAATGGAGAAACTACGTCGCACAGCCATAA
- a CDS encoding 1-aminocyclopropane-1-carboxylate deaminase/D-cysteine desulfhydrase yields MFTDLHSPLQQLKHSHLSGLWVKRDDLIDPYISGNKWRKLKYILKAAATENKNHLVTFGGAYSNHLVATASAAARSGLKATAFVRGEKVNNEMLVLCSLYGMELIFIDRETYKDKRACYLQYAAKHGDTYFIDEGGASAEAVLGCAEIIAELPKDIDHLFCAAGTGTTAAGLLQGIQKAGLKTKLHVIPVLKGGEFIRKEIGHYVATDDPRLVLHTDYHFGGYAKTKPELLDFIKVFTAEHGMLIDPVYTAKMFFAINDLGFKDYFAPQEKIVALHTGGLLGIMGMKDLF; encoded by the coding sequence ATGTTTACAGATTTACACAGCCCGTTACAACAGTTAAAACATTCACATTTATCGGGGCTATGGGTCAAAAGGGATGATTTAATTGATCCTTATATTTCGGGAAATAAATGGCGTAAACTGAAGTATATATTAAAGGCTGCTGCTACTGAAAATAAAAATCATCTGGTCACTTTTGGCGGAGCTTATTCTAATCACCTGGTGGCTACTGCTTCCGCAGCTGCGAGATCAGGATTAAAAGCCACTGCTTTTGTAAGAGGAGAAAAGGTAAACAATGAGATGCTGGTCCTTTGTTCTCTATATGGAATGGAGCTGATTTTCATTGACAGAGAGACTTATAAGGATAAGCGTGCTTGTTATCTTCAATATGCCGCAAAACATGGTGATACTTATTTTATTGATGAAGGTGGGGCTTCTGCCGAAGCAGTATTGGGTTGTGCAGAAATTATTGCTGAGCTTCCCAAAGATATAGACCATCTTTTTTGTGCAGCAGGAACTGGTACAACGGCTGCAGGTTTATTACAGGGGATTCAAAAAGCAGGCTTAAAAACGAAGCTCCATGTGATCCCTGTATTGAAGGGCGGTGAATTTATCAGAAAAGAAATAGGGCATTATGTGGCTACGGATGATCCACGATTGGTTTTACATACGGATTATCATTTTGGTGGTTATGCGAAAACGAAACCGGAGTTACTGGATTTTATTAAGGTCTTTACGGCTGAACATGGGATGTTGATTGACCCTGTTTATACAGCAAAGATGTTTTTTGCAATAAATGATCTGGGGTTTAAGGATTATTTCGCTCCACAGGAAAAAATTGTGGCTTTGCATACTGGCGGATTATTGGGAATTATGGGAATGAAAGACTTGTTTTAA
- the lat gene encoding L-lysine 6-transaminase — translation MYQLTVAPDQVNEILSQHVLADGFDLTYDMGQSQGAYIYDSKYKRTLLDFFTCFASVPLGYNHPKMVNDAVFTQNLLQAAMANPSNSDVYTQQYAEFVKTFGAVGIPSYLPHAFFIAGGGLAVENAIKVAMDWKVQKNFAKGHKEEKGFKVLHFEKAFHGRTGYTLSLTNTLPDKTKWFAKFDWPRVSVPTVKFPLEHDNLATAINTEELSIAQVKQAFADYKDDICAIIIEPIQSEGGDNHLREEFLIQLRSIADENDAFLIYDEVQTGVGLTGKFWCHQHYSEKARPDILAFGKKMQVCGILVGNKVDEVENNVFRVPSRINSTWGGNLVDMVRATKILQIIEEDKLCDHAAGVGAYLKENLEGLAQKYDKISNVRGKGLLCAFDFPDSEMRNAFIQKGLEHNVMFLGCGPQTVRFRPALIMEKSHIDLGLEVMHKVLVDL, via the coding sequence ATGTACCAACTTACTGTAGCTCCTGATCAGGTTAATGAGATTTTAAGTCAGCATGTTTTAGCTGACGGATTTGATTTAACCTACGATATGGGACAAAGCCAGGGAGCATACATTTACGACTCAAAGTACAAGCGGACATTATTGGATTTCTTTACTTGTTTCGCATCTGTTCCCCTTGGATATAATCATCCAAAAATGGTTAATGATGCTGTCTTTACACAAAATCTGTTGCAGGCGGCAATGGCAAACCCTTCAAATTCTGATGTGTATACACAGCAGTATGCAGAATTTGTAAAAACTTTTGGCGCGGTTGGTATCCCTTCTTACCTTCCGCATGCTTTTTTCATAGCTGGCGGTGGATTAGCTGTTGAAAATGCGATTAAGGTTGCGATGGACTGGAAAGTTCAGAAAAACTTTGCTAAAGGTCATAAAGAGGAAAAAGGCTTTAAGGTACTCCATTTTGAAAAAGCCTTCCATGGCAGAACTGGTTATACTTTAAGTTTAACAAATACATTACCGGATAAAACTAAATGGTTCGCCAAGTTTGACTGGCCAAGAGTTTCTGTACCTACAGTAAAGTTCCCGCTGGAGCATGATAATTTAGCAACAGCAATAAATACGGAAGAACTTTCCATTGCTCAGGTTAAACAAGCTTTTGCTGATTATAAAGATGATATCTGTGCAATTATTATTGAACCAATCCAGTCTGAGGGTGGCGATAATCATTTACGTGAAGAATTTTTAATTCAATTACGCAGCATTGCTGATGAAAATGATGCATTCCTGATTTATGATGAGGTACAAACAGGTGTTGGCTTAACTGGTAAGTTCTGGTGTCATCAGCATTATAGTGAAAAGGCACGTCCTGATATCCTTGCTTTTGGTAAGAAAATGCAGGTTTGTGGAATATTAGTGGGAAATAAGGTGGATGAAGTAGAAAACAATGTTTTCCGTGTTCCTTCAAGAATTAATTCTACATGGGGTGGTAATCTGGTTGATATGGTGAGAGCGACAAAGATCCTTCAGATCATAGAGGAGGATAAATTGTGTGATCATGCAGCTGGTGTTGGTGCGTATTTAAAGGAGAATCTGGAAGGGCTGGCCCAGAAATATGATAAGATTAGTAATGTACGGGGCAAGGGTCTGCTTTGTGCTTTTGATTTCCCTGATTCGGAGATGCGTAATGCATTTATTCAGAAAGGTCTGGAGCATAATGTAATGTTCCTGGGCTGCGGCCCGCAAACAGTTCGTTTCCGTCCTGCATTGATTATGGAGAAAAGTCATATTGATCTGGGTTTAGAGGTTATGCATAAAGTGTTGGTTGATTTATAA
- a CDS encoding YdcF family protein: protein MKASFLMFCSWLITITAIAQNQNHGPSNQYILQNTANPVQYKNYYLLTLLQKDATVKALIQKDPVFSELLKNKTININAALKNCGSNIPCLTTTIKFSPEEIAAVSNRLQALFKPGNALALLINHDLIPSGCYNSYENLKPVEMLTKAWEQDANAINHVIDVYVNGQKPNYPAIDSISFDLKDKNYPELVNTNAKLSLAPKNNLYFEPSLQFALTALELNERNDAADYEPMATTVNKAALSSIRNTNFKAYPYTLILVPGEGPEERDTELSAGGMLRCRLAAEQYQKKAAPYIMVSGGRVHPYKTKYNEAYEMKKFLMQTLQIPESAILMEPHARHTTTNLRNASRLIYRYHIPMEQPALVVTTKSQSMYISDIMPQRCIKELGYEPYKAGKRLSENDLEFYPNTKSLQIDFDEPMDP from the coding sequence ATGAAAGCTTCTTTCCTGATGTTTTGCAGCTGGCTTATCACAATAACAGCCATCGCCCAAAATCAAAATCATGGGCCATCCAACCAATACATCCTTCAAAATACAGCTAACCCAGTTCAATATAAAAACTACTACCTGCTAACTCTATTACAAAAAGATGCTACGGTAAAGGCACTGATCCAAAAAGACCCCGTGTTCAGCGAGCTCTTAAAAAACAAGACAATCAACATCAACGCTGCCTTAAAAAACTGTGGCAGCAACATCCCATGTCTCACTACAACAATTAAATTCAGTCCTGAAGAAATAGCAGCAGTCAGTAACCGTCTCCAAGCCCTTTTTAAACCAGGCAATGCATTAGCCCTGCTGATCAATCACGATCTTATTCCATCTGGCTGTTACAACAGCTATGAAAACCTAAAACCCGTAGAAATGCTAACCAAAGCCTGGGAACAAGATGCTAATGCCATAAACCATGTCATCGACGTTTATGTAAACGGTCAAAAACCTAATTACCCGGCTATAGACTCTATTAGTTTTGACCTGAAAGACAAAAACTATCCCGAACTAGTTAACACTAACGCAAAATTAAGCCTGGCCCCCAAAAATAACCTATACTTTGAACCCTCCCTGCAATTTGCGTTAACCGCATTGGAGCTCAATGAAAGAAATGACGCTGCCGATTACGAGCCCATGGCCACCACCGTAAATAAAGCTGCCCTTTCCTCCATTAGAAATACAAATTTCAAAGCCTATCCCTACACCCTGATTCTTGTACCCGGAGAAGGCCCCGAAGAACGCGATACAGAACTTAGTGCAGGAGGGATGCTCCGTTGCCGTTTAGCAGCAGAACAATACCAAAAGAAAGCAGCACCCTATATTATGGTTTCCGGTGGGAGAGTACACCCGTACAAGACAAAATACAACGAAGCCTACGAAATGAAAAAATTTCTGATGCAAACCTTACAAATCCCAGAAAGTGCTATTCTGATGGAGCCACACGCCAGGCACACTACCACCAACCTGCGTAATGCCTCAAGACTCATCTACCGTTACCACATCCCAATGGAACAACCCGCACTGGTAGTGACCACAAAATCACAAAGCATGTACATTAGTGATATCATGCCTCAACGCTGCATCAAAGAACTAGGATACGAACCCTACAAAGCCGGAAAACGTTTATCAGAAAATGACCTTGAATTTTACCCAAATACTAAATCCTTACAAATAGATTTTGATGAACCTATGGATCCATAG
- a CDS encoding RagB/SusD family nutrient uptake outer membrane protein: protein MKKYIYILIGGLILTATSCKKFLDLKPQDSYTENTFYVDEKGLQGGLISCYDALQTDSLYGNNLLTLGEIRGDNVTDNDPGSGAGVRNQIEVFAETSANNILSGSWQGHYKAIYRSNIILDRAPAIVMNETTKNQVIAQAKFIRALSYFNLTRLWGNVPLVTKVQKTEEARENSRSTPAQIYQQIISDLTDAATKLPVSWSDAQRGRATSYAASALLGKVYLYQKNYTMAASTLQPVVTAIYAGSTLATVPQTTTFPNALKTSKDVIFAVQYLSGGVKEFVNQDNRYRNNNNTNIINLPQSLFEAGDNRKALLAVTGTGGRPGKFNTPQVNNETSSDFPVLRCAEVLLMYAEALNEVAYGNPDAFTALNAVRTNAGITAKTPVMLTSQNAFRTALYLERRLELALEADRWFDIVRTNQMAAIFPGIPAFRSLYPVPQVEIDNVNKKDGWQNNGY, encoded by the coding sequence ATGAAAAAATATATATACATTCTTATTGGTGGTTTAATACTGACAGCCACTTCCTGCAAGAAATTCCTGGATTTAAAGCCACAGGATTCCTACACCGAAAACACTTTTTATGTGGATGAGAAAGGACTTCAAGGAGGTCTGATCAGTTGCTATGATGCTTTACAAACTGATAGCCTCTACGGAAACAATCTGTTAACTCTGGGAGAAATCCGCGGGGACAATGTTACGGACAATGATCCTGGTTCAGGAGCAGGTGTGCGGAATCAAATTGAGGTATTTGCTGAAACTTCAGCCAATAATATCCTTTCCGGCAGTTGGCAAGGGCACTACAAAGCTATTTACCGGAGTAATATTATTCTGGACAGAGCCCCTGCAATCGTGATGAATGAAACCACAAAAAACCAGGTCATTGCGCAGGCAAAATTTATCCGTGCGCTAAGTTACTTCAACTTAACCAGGCTCTGGGGTAATGTCCCATTGGTAACCAAGGTTCAGAAAACAGAAGAAGCCCGTGAAAACAGCCGTTCTACACCCGCGCAGATTTATCAGCAAATTATAAGTGATTTGACCGATGCAGCAACGAAACTTCCTGTCTCCTGGTCTGATGCCCAAAGAGGAAGAGCAACCAGTTATGCTGCTTCAGCCCTTTTAGGTAAAGTCTATCTTTATCAGAAAAACTACACCATGGCAGCCTCAACCCTGCAACCTGTAGTTACTGCTATCTATGCCGGATCCACCTTGGCAACCGTACCACAAACTACAACTTTTCCTAATGCATTAAAGACGAGTAAAGATGTCATCTTCGCAGTTCAATATCTTTCAGGTGGTGTAAAAGAGTTTGTAAATCAAGATAACCGTTATAGAAACAATAACAATACTAACATCATTAACCTGCCACAAAGCTTGTTTGAAGCTGGCGACAACCGTAAAGCACTTCTTGCTGTAACCGGTACAGGTGGCCGTCCGGGGAAGTTTAATACTCCGCAGGTAAACAATGAAACCAGCAGTGATTTTCCGGTGCTCCGCTGTGCTGAAGTGCTGTTAATGTATGCAGAAGCATTAAATGAAGTCGCTTACGGAAACCCGGATGCATTTACAGCGCTAAATGCAGTCCGCACAAATGCAGGGATAACTGCAAAAACGCCTGTCATGCTAACTTCGCAGAACGCATTCAGAACAGCTCTTTATTTAGAAAGAAGACTAGAACTGGCTCTGGAAGCCGATCGCTGGTTTGACATTGTGAGAACCAATCAAATGGCCGCAATCTTCCCTGGCATTCCAGCCTTCAGAAGCCTTTATCCGGTACCACAAGTAGAAATTGACAACGTCAATAAAAAGGACGGCTGGCAAAATAATGGCTACTAA
- a CDS encoding SusC/RagA family TonB-linked outer membrane protein, translated as MLRKFTKHLFFCLLLIAVSVKAWAQTSEITGIVKDEMGEPLIGATILLQNMKTNEKKGIMVNKEGKFLINGLSANIPYTISASYIGYATKTMNNYLLKAGEQATLLIQLNPDSKALSDVVIVGYGSQKAKDVTTSIASIKASDIENQPISNAAEAMVGKMAGVQVSQGSGTPGGALSIKVRGVGTITAGSSPLYVIDGVPISNDNINTLNTNDIASIEVLKDASSAAIYGSRGSNGVVLITTKQGKNGVSTINVNSYTGWQTLSHKIKMMDAYQYSQMVLDSRNNSYTDAMEAANRKNNALGLPAVNYNINDSNGTRLFNTSNNTNTVIPQEIIPYLQGQQGLTNTDWQDEIFRVAPIQNHSISAAGGSELLKYYASLEYFNQDGIILNSGFKRYSGRLNLEGKKGKVRYGVNFNPSVINEKRVNANGAYNSNGGGIVASALHYSPIFPVYNPDGSYSYAQNSWSPGTITTLPNNTVASGNGETQAWNPVALARLQKDDVSAQRMTGSTFVEAEIFKDLKYKLQLGFDIFNSSEDTFRPSTIPQSNTAGNPLSEATGSSRTIKETNWLLEHTLNYAKTIGDHNINALLGWSNQKDDLSGNYAFASKGFISDQVEFLSAGLVTNGTSTRTQWALASGIARLQYSYKGKYLFTGSVRADGSSKFGKNNKWGYFPSASLGWRLSEEDFLKNSEAISDLKLRASYGLTGNFNIPNYGSQGAMTNYGYVFGGATPSVINGAAPFAQPNDDLKWEKTAQLNLGFDASFFKNKLTLSVDVYNSNTNNLLLNVPVPISTGFSTELKNIGKVNNKGIDINLGTQQQFGGVRWTANANFSKNINKVVELGPGNADIIKTGSVANAYFITRVGEPIGSYYLPVVLGVFKNQAEVNAYPHYTDTQGNYDLNTSKPGDFKFKDVDGDGVIDLTKDREIVGNYLPKFTYGFAASAEYKGVDLNVSMQGVYGNKILNLSRRYFANKEGNMNNMISSLDRWMSESNPGSGEDVRANRAAKGSNGTTSTWHVEDGSYLRIRNIALGYTFPTGLVKKMTLTKLRVYLSVQNPFTFTKYSGYNPEVTNRSDATTNGEDYGVYPTSKTISLGINITL; from the coding sequence ATGCTTAGAAAATTTACTAAACATCTGTTCTTTTGCCTGCTGCTGATCGCAGTTTCGGTAAAAGCCTGGGCTCAGACCTCTGAGATTACCGGGATCGTAAAAGATGAAATGGGAGAGCCCTTAATTGGTGCCACCATACTTTTACAGAATATGAAAACCAATGAGAAGAAGGGGATCATGGTGAATAAAGAAGGCAAGTTCCTGATCAACGGGCTGTCTGCAAATATACCCTATACGATTAGTGCTTCTTACATCGGTTATGCGACAAAAACAATGAATAATTATCTGCTTAAAGCAGGCGAACAGGCAACTTTGCTGATTCAGTTAAACCCTGATTCCAAAGCTTTATCAGACGTGGTCATTGTTGGGTACGGAAGTCAGAAAGCAAAAGACGTAACCACTTCAATTGCCAGCATTAAAGCTTCAGATATCGAAAATCAGCCCATCAGTAATGCTGCAGAGGCAATGGTCGGTAAAATGGCTGGTGTTCAGGTTTCACAGGGTTCTGGTACGCCTGGAGGGGCATTATCCATTAAAGTCAGAGGGGTAGGGACTATTACCGCTGGTTCCAGTCCTTTGTATGTCATTGATGGAGTACCAATTTCCAATGATAATATTAATACTTTAAATACCAATGACATCGCTTCTATTGAAGTACTGAAGGATGCGTCTTCAGCAGCTATTTATGGTTCCAGAGGTTCTAACGGTGTAGTTTTAATTACCACCAAACAAGGTAAGAATGGTGTTTCTACCATTAATGTAAACAGTTATACCGGCTGGCAGACACTATCACACAAAATCAAAATGATGGATGCCTATCAATATTCTCAAATGGTGCTTGATTCCAGGAACAATTCCTATACAGATGCGATGGAGGCCGCTAACAGGAAAAACAATGCTTTAGGTTTGCCTGCTGTTAATTACAACATCAATGACAGTAATGGCACTCGTTTGTTTAATACTTCGAACAATACCAATACGGTAATCCCACAAGAAATTATACCTTATCTGCAAGGTCAGCAAGGCTTGACCAATACGGATTGGCAGGATGAAATCTTTAGAGTAGCACCTATACAAAATCACTCCATTTCTGCTGCGGGTGGTAGTGAATTGCTAAAATATTATGCCTCACTTGAATATTTTAATCAGGATGGTATTATTTTAAATAGTGGTTTTAAACGCTACAGCGGTAGGTTAAACCTGGAAGGGAAAAAAGGAAAAGTAAGGTATGGCGTTAACTTCAATCCATCGGTCATCAATGAGAAGAGAGTAAATGCAAATGGTGCCTATAACTCGAATGGGGGAGGGATCGTTGCCTCTGCTTTGCATTATTCACCTATATTTCCGGTATATAATCCAGATGGCTCTTACAGTTATGCACAAAACTCCTGGAGTCCTGGTACAATTACTACGCTGCCTAACAATACTGTTGCAAGTGGTAATGGTGAAACACAAGCATGGAACCCCGTTGCTTTAGCCAGGCTGCAAAAAGATGACGTGAGTGCTCAACGAATGACAGGTAGTACATTTGTTGAGGCTGAAATATTTAAAGACCTGAAATATAAACTGCAGTTGGGATTTGATATTTTCAATAGTTCAGAAGATACTTTCAGACCTTCTACAATCCCTCAATCCAATACTGCCGGCAACCCATTGTCAGAAGCTACAGGTTCTTCCAGAACGATCAAAGAAACCAACTGGTTGTTAGAACACACCTTAAACTATGCTAAAACTATCGGAGACCATAATATTAATGCTTTGTTGGGCTGGTCTAATCAGAAGGATGATTTAAGTGGGAATTACGCTTTTGCTTCCAAAGGATTTATTAGTGATCAGGTAGAATTTCTGAGTGCTGGTTTGGTGACCAATGGAACCTCTACCCGTACGCAATGGGCATTGGCATCTGGTATTGCAAGGTTGCAGTATAGTTATAAAGGAAAATACCTGTTTACGGGTTCGGTAAGAGCGGATGGTTCTTCCAAATTTGGAAAAAACAATAAGTGGGGTTATTTCCCTTCAGCTTCCCTGGGCTGGAGATTATCAGAAGAAGATTTTCTTAAAAACTCAGAAGCAATTTCTGATTTGAAATTAAGAGCGAGTTACGGTCTGACCGGTAATTTTAACATCCCGAATTACGGATCACAAGGTGCGATGACTAATTACGGTTATGTATTTGGCGGTGCTACTCCATCCGTTATAAATGGTGCTGCACCATTTGCACAACCTAATGATGATTTGAAATGGGAAAAAACTGCGCAATTGAATCTTGGATTTGATGCTTCCTTTTTCAAAAACAAGCTGACTTTATCTGTTGATGTTTATAACAGTAACACTAATAATTTACTATTAAATGTACCTGTCCCTATATCTACAGGTTTTTCTACCGAGCTGAAAAACATTGGCAAGGTCAATAATAAGGGGATTGATATTAATTTGGGTACTCAGCAGCAATTTGGAGGGGTGAGGTGGACAGCAAATGCGAACTTCTCGAAGAACATCAATAAAGTCGTAGAATTAGGCCCGGGTAACGCAGATATTATCAAGACAGGATCTGTTGCCAATGCCTATTTTATTACCAGAGTTGGCGAGCCTATCGGTTCTTATTACCTGCCGGTAGTTTTGGGTGTATTCAAAAACCAGGCAGAGGTTAATGCTTACCCTCATTATACTGACACACAAGGGAATTATGATCTGAATACCTCTAAACCCGGTGATTTTAAATTTAAAGATGTAGATGGTGACGGGGTGATCGACCTGACAAAAGACCGGGAGATTGTTGGAAATTACCTGCCTAAATTTACTTACGGTTTTGCGGCTTCAGCAGAATATAAAGGTGTGGATCTGAATGTTTCAATGCAGGGTGTCTATGGAAATAAAATCCTGAATCTTTCCCGCAGGTATTTTGCGAACAAAGAAGGTAATATGAACAATATGATAAGCTCTCTGGATCGTTGGATGTCGGAAAGTAATCCGGGAAGTGGTGAGGATGTGCGGGCTAACCGTGCTGCAAAAGGCAGTAATGGTACAACTTCTACCTGGCATGTTGAAGACGGATCTTATTTAAGAATCCGTAACATCGCTTTAGGCTATACTTTCCCAACTGGTTTAGTTAAGAAAATGACCCTGACAAAGCTTAGAGTATACCTTTCAGTACAAAACCCTTTTACTTTCACGAAGTATTCTGGATACAATCCAGAGGTAACCAACCGATCTGATGCCACCACAAATGGTGAAGATTATGGCGTTTATCCAACCTCAAAAACCATATCCTTAGGTATCAACATCACTTTATAA